A region of Deltaproteobacteria bacterium DNA encodes the following proteins:
- a CDS encoding FAD-binding oxidoreductase yields MEFTNELIEIVGKENVFDARVECLAYSRDLSVHEGIPDVVVFARTTEQIAAIMRLAHREKVPVTVQGSGTATTGASLPVEGGILLDVHRMNNILEIDKDNFFARVEPGVICNDLNIALKKFNLMFPPNPGSELIATIGGMMSTNSSGHRAVKYGTARDYVKGLKVVLADGTVIETGFRTPKSSFGYDLNHVFASSEGTLGVITEVTVKIQPVPEYNALALAIFHDLFAAGKAVTDIVGSGIQLTACEILDNYSLKVVEEAIGKDVSKIEAMLIIESDGVKETVTRDMERIGEICRKYGVEEFTWSDDPAKAGEIMEARGKLVPTLSRIKPGNRLVAISEDLGIPPTRIPEVITRAQEISKKYNLLITTFGHIGDGNVHTTFVTDMRSREEWDRLRPAADELADLALEMGGTVTAEHGTGLARNPYIEKQLGPALEVMRSIKNALDPLNILNPGKMGLEKKKYDIYDYFAFKTFLEHPEGVNSYGEAVDNELLACIYCGFCRLGCPTFSVTHRESRNARGRNVLAFNLLNGTIEPSQDLAEAFYSCTTCQACTYFCPARVKVDEIVEGVRKKLYTAGLTPAPVLGIRDNIFKMGNVYASAKADRIDIYPPALKEKISKGELKAEAETLLFMGCVPSYLDMKMVPSLIKPLDAAGVDYTSLATEEGCCGFPLFLMGTDEFEPHARKVIERIKATGAQELVTPCAGCYKTFKKIYPEVGDLGMEVYHSVHYLLKLITEGKITFKGELGKKVTYHDPCDLGRAFQIFEEPRNILKAIPGLEFVEMARNRLQARCCGGGGGVLANNPDMAVEIAAERVRDALAVGAEIIVSGCAACKDNLKKGAKMIPKQERGKIKVMDITEIVAQQMAE; encoded by the coding sequence TGCATGAAGGGATCCCCGATGTCGTGGTCTTTGCCCGGACCACTGAGCAGATCGCCGCCATCATGCGGCTGGCCCACCGGGAAAAGGTGCCCGTGACCGTCCAGGGATCAGGAACCGCCACCACCGGGGCGTCGCTTCCCGTAGAAGGGGGCATCCTTCTGGATGTCCACAGGATGAACAATATTCTCGAGATCGACAAGGACAACTTTTTCGCTCGGGTCGAACCCGGCGTCATCTGCAACGATCTCAACATCGCCCTCAAGAAATTCAATCTCATGTTCCCGCCCAATCCCGGCAGCGAACTCATTGCCACCATCGGCGGGATGATGTCCACCAATTCGAGCGGGCACCGGGCCGTCAAGTACGGCACGGCCAGGGATTATGTCAAGGGTCTCAAGGTGGTCCTGGCGGACGGCACGGTGATCGAGACCGGATTCAGGACCCCCAAGTCGTCCTTCGGATATGACCTGAATCACGTCTTTGCCAGTTCTGAAGGTACGCTGGGGGTGATTACCGAGGTTACGGTGAAGATCCAGCCGGTCCCGGAATACAATGCCCTGGCCCTGGCCATCTTTCACGATCTGTTTGCCGCCGGAAAGGCCGTGACCGACATCGTCGGATCGGGCATCCAGTTGACCGCCTGTGAGATTTTAGACAATTACAGCCTCAAGGTGGTGGAAGAGGCCATCGGAAAAGATGTCAGCAAGATAGAGGCCATGTTGATCATCGAGTCGGACGGGGTCAAGGAGACGGTCACCCGGGACATGGAGCGGATCGGCGAGATATGCCGGAAATATGGGGTGGAGGAATTCACCTGGAGCGACGACCCGGCCAAGGCCGGGGAGATCATGGAGGCCAGGGGCAAACTGGTGCCCACCCTCTCGAGGATCAAGCCGGGCAACCGGCTGGTGGCCATTTCCGAAGACCTGGGCATCCCCCCCACCCGGATCCCGGAGGTGATCACGCGGGCCCAGGAGATCTCCAAAAAATACAACCTGTTGATTACCACCTTCGGGCATATTGGAGACGGTAATGTGCATACCACCTTTGTCACGGACATGCGGAGCCGGGAGGAATGGGACAGGCTCCGACCGGCGGCCGATGAACTGGCCGATCTGGCCCTTGAGATGGGGGGCACGGTGACGGCCGAGCATGGCACCGGACTTGCCAGAAACCCCTACATCGAAAAACAGCTGGGGCCGGCCCTTGAGGTGATGAGGTCCATCAAGAATGCCCTGGATCCCCTGAACATCCTGAACCCCGGGAAGATGGGGCTCGAAAAGAAGAAATACGATATCTACGATTACTTTGCCTTCAAGACCTTTCTGGAACACCCCGAAGGGGTCAATTCCTACGGCGAGGCGGTTGACAATGAACTCTTGGCATGCATCTATTGCGGGTTCTGCCGCCTCGGGTGCCCCACCTTCAGCGTGACCCACAGGGAGTCGCGCAATGCCCGGGGGCGAAATGTCCTGGCCTTTAACCTCTTGAACGGGACCATCGAGCCCTCACAGGACCTGGCAGAGGCCTTTTACAGTTGTACCACGTGCCAGGCCTGCACCTATTTCTGCCCGGCCCGGGTCAAGGTGGACGAGATCGTCGAAGGGGTGCGAAAGAAATTGTATACCGCCGGTCTTACCCCGGCACCGGTGCTCGGGATTCGAGACAATATCTTTAAGATGGGGAATGTCTATGCCAGCGCCAAGGCGGATCGGATCGACATCTATCCCCCGGCGCTCAAAGAAAAAATCAGCAAAGGGGAGCTCAAGGCGGAGGCCGAAACCCTCCTCTTCATGGGGTGCGTGCCCAGCTACCTGGACATGAAGATGGTTCCCAGCCTGATCAAACCCCTGGATGCCGCGGGCGTGGATTACACCAGCCTGGCCACCGAAGAGGGCTGCTGCGGATTCCCGTTGTTCCTGATGGGGACCGATGAGTTTGAACCCCATGCCCGGAAGGTCATTGAACGGATCAAGGCCACCGGTGCGCAGGAGCTGGTGACCCCGTGCGCCGGATGTTACAAGACCTTCAAGAAAATCTACCCGGAGGTCGGAGATCTGGGGATGGAGGTGTATCACTCGGTCCACTATCTATTGAAACTTATCACCGAAGGAAAAATCACCTTCAAGGGAGAACTGGGGAAGAAGGTCACCTATCATGATCCCTGCGACCTGGGGCGGGCCTTCCAGATCTTCGAGGAACCGAGAAATATCCTCAAGGCGATCCCCGGACTCGAATTTGTGGAGATGGCCAGGAATCGGCTCCAGGCCCGGTGCTGCGGCGGCGGGGGAGGGGTATTGGCCAATAATCCCGATATGGCCGTGGAGATCGCGGCCGAACGGGTGAGAGACGCCCTGGCCGTGGGCGCCGAGATCATCGTCTCGGGCTGTGCGGCCTGCAAGGACAACCTGAAAAAGGGCGCCAAGATGATCCCCAAGCAGGAGCGGGGAAAGATCAAGGTTATGGATATCACGGAGATCGTGGCCCAGCAGATGGCGGAGTGA